The Desulfovibrio oxyclinae DSM 11498 genomic interval ATCTCCCGCAACTAGCATCCGCTCCGGCGTTTACACCCCGGCACTCTCCTGCTATCTGATCATCCACGCAACCAAGTGGAGGATGCACCATGTTCACCGGACTCGTACAGGGAACCGGCGCCATCGAGAGCGCCGAAAATCGCGGCGCGGAGACCCGTTTCCGCATCAGGGCCAACTACGCCCTTGATGATATCGTCCTCGGGGAATCCATTGCGGTCAACGGCGTCTGCCTGACCGTGGAGACCTTTGGCGAACGCTGGTTCACGGCCTACGCCAGCCGCGAGACCATCTCGGTCACGAGCCTCGGCGAGCTGCGCACCGGCTCCACCGTGAATCTGGAACGCGCGCTGGCCATGGGCGATCGCCTTGGCGGGCACATCGTCAGCGGGCACGTGGACTGCATCGCGGAGGTGGCCGAGGTCCGTCCCGCCGGTGAATCGAAGATCTATCGCCTGAGCTTTCCCGCGGAGCACGGCCGGTACGTCATCGGCAAGGGCTCGGTGGCGCTGGACGGCATCAGCCTGACAGTCAACGGGTGCGGCCCCGACTGGCTTGAGGTGAACATCATTCCGGAAACGCAGGGTGCCACCACCATCAAGGGCTGGACCCCGGGCCGCAAAGTGAACATGGAGACCGATGTCATCGGCAAGTACGTGGAGCGCATGGTGGCCCCATGGACCGGCGGCGCATCGCAGGACGCGCCAAAGTCTTCCATCACCGAAGATTTTCTGAGAAAGCACGGATTCTAGTCCGTGCCGGACAAAACGAATATTACCCCTGTCAGCCCGCCCGGGCCGTCAGGGGTTTTCTTTTGGAGAACGCAATGAACGCACTCCTCGTCGTGGACATGCAACGGGACCTGTTTCGCGATGCCGATGCTCGGCATGATGCGCAGGGCGTGGTGAGCCGTATCGAAACGCTGTGCAGGGCGATGCGCGCCACAGGCGCAACGGTTGTATTCGTGCGTCATGCGGGTGTGGACGGGTGGCTGGAGCCCGGGACCGAAGGCTGGGAGATTCTGCCGGAGCTGCCGCTTTCCGAGCTGGACCTGCCGGTGGAAAAGATATCCTGCGACTCGTTCTGCCGTACGCCGCTGGAAGCCATGCTGCGCGAGCGCGGCGTGGAGCATCTTTATGTGGTCGGCTGCTGTACCGATTACTGCATCGACGCCACGGTTCGGGCTGCGGCGAGCCTCGGTTTTCGGCTGACCGTCCCTTCGGACTGTCACACCACCGGCGACAAGCCCGTGCTGGATGCGGCCACGGTCGTCAGGCATCACAACCACGTCTGGGCGACCATGATCACCCCCGAGCAGCCCGTGCGCGTCATGCCGCTTGCCGACTGCCTGAAGGAGCTCGGGAACGGTTGACCCATTTCGTCGTTTTCGTGCTAATGAAGGAAAGAAAAAAAGGAGCCGATCCATGGAGACGCTGTTTCAACTGGCCG includes:
- a CDS encoding riboflavin synthase is translated as MFTGLVQGTGAIESAENRGAETRFRIRANYALDDIVLGESIAVNGVCLTVETFGERWFTAYASRETISVTSLGELRTGSTVNLERALAMGDRLGGHIVSGHVDCIAEVAEVRPAGESKIYRLSFPAEHGRYVIGKGSVALDGISLTVNGCGPDWLEVNIIPETQGATTIKGWTPGRKVNMETDVIGKYVERMVAPWTGGASQDAPKSSITEDFLRKHGF
- a CDS encoding cysteine hydrolase family protein, which translates into the protein MNALLVVDMQRDLFRDADARHDAQGVVSRIETLCRAMRATGATVVFVRHAGVDGWLEPGTEGWEILPELPLSELDLPVEKISCDSFCRTPLEAMLRERGVEHLYVVGCCTDYCIDATVRAAASLGFRLTVPSDCHTTGDKPVLDAATVVRHHNHVWATMITPEQPVRVMPLADCLKELGNG